TACCACTAAGTCCTGAAAGCATATATTTAGGTCCATCAAACCGATTAGCCGCTGTCAAAATGGCATACATAGCATCTGTAAAAGATTTGGATTCCCGCCTCATATGTATGTCCTTAAGTATCATTAGAGTCCCCCTGTTCATTTAGCAACTCCAGCATCCCTCTGCATCTGCTGCGTATTTTCTCTCTAAGCCACTTGGGGGCTATAATCTGGCGCCACTCGGAGGTGAGCAGATGCCCAAGAAACCCATCTGAGTCATAGAACTCTACCTCATATATGTCTTCAGTTGAAGAACAAACCTTGTAACCATACCATATAGAGTCTTGTGGTGGCACGGCCAGTCGAATTTGTGCCTTGAAAGGCTTGATCTGTTGCGTTCTCCCTTGTTGTCTCCGTTCATCTTCAATGTCTGCTTCAAACTGCCGCTCTGTCAGATTCAAGCGAAGAATATCAGACAGCCGAAAGGTTTGAAGACGTCCCTGTCCTTCGATGTGGGCAATGACATGATCGTCATCGTAATGACGAGTCAGCTTAGCAGGACAAATATGCATCTCTTGCTGTACCCCCGCTTGCTCTTGATAGATAATACGTACGATGAGGTGGGCTCTGATGGCATGATCCAGCAGTTCAATATACTGTATTCGGCGGGTATCTACTTCAAATACGGGCAGATAAGCTTCAATATTCAGCTCTTGGTTATCCGTAAAACGATCCAGCAGACTGCCTATCCTCCGGATCGTATCTGCATTTTCATAATTGTAATGGCTATAACGATATGCTAAATATTTCAGCACCCGGTTTTCTTCTTCCGTTATGTATAAGAGGGGTAATATGAAGCTGTCATCTTCATAGCAGTATCCACGTTGTTTTGCTATATATTGCACTGGAGCACGAAGGGATGCCGCCAGATATTCAATGTCCCGCTGCGCTTGCCGCTTCGATATTTCGAAATGCTCTGCCAAATGATTGCTGTTCGGATAACTTCCCGCCCTGATTTGTTGATCAAACCATTGAATGCGATGCATATGGCTCAAGAAAACATTCTCCCCTTCATGTTGGTATCTTCGATTACACAATATATTACTATAATGAAACAAGGGTGCCTAGTTGCACCTAAATGCATAATGCATGAGGACAATTGGCACCCTTGAGTACTATTTCACTTCATCGATGGCATCTACTTTAGCTTGTGGTGCCTTGTCGCAGCGTTTACATACCTTAACAGCTGTCCCATCGGTTTTTGTTCTTGGATAGAGCAGCTTAATTCGCGTGCTCTGGCAGATCGGGCATGTGCCGCGGCCTCGTGATGGTAAGCTCCAGAGCACATGCCCTCGTTTTGTCTTCGCCATGAATATGTTCCTCATTTCAGCAATTTAAATGTTACTTCTGAATTATAGAACAATTGGTACGACATAAAATGTCGTATTAAATTATTGCTATATTACTTCAGATTTATATCAGTTCAAATCGCTGATCCACATGAATCATGTCATTAAGGAACTCCGTCGTTTCTCTGAGGTTTTTACGGGCTACTCGATACTTTTGTTCCCTAAATAGTCGGATAATTTAACCATTGCCATCTGCAGCCCCGTTATGCCAAAGAAAAATAAAATCATGCCGACTACATTACCTGTAATACTTTTGGTAGCATTAAAAGGAGTGTTGGAGTAGAAGAAGCGCACTAATCATTAGCAACACAAACAGTAGTCCGAATGCCTGATAACCATAACGATGAACCAGTGATGTAATTCGTTCATCTTCAATCCGTCTTCTCATCATCTTCCTCCCAGAATAAGTCGTTTAACGTTTTATCCAACACCTTACAGATCGCAACACACCTCTTGTAGAGGCGGGCTGCACTTTTTTCTTGGCTTTACTAGTTTGGGTAGCGTAACCTGTTACTCGTAACGAAG
The nucleotide sequence above comes from Paenibacillus sp. IHBB 10380. Encoded proteins:
- a CDS encoding helix-turn-helix transcriptional regulator; the encoded protein is MHRIQWFDQQIRAGSYPNSNHLAEHFEISKRQAQRDIEYLAASLRAPVQYIAKQRGYCYEDDSFILPLLYITEEENRVLKYLAYRYSHYNYENADTIRRIGSLLDRFTDNQELNIEAYLPVFEVDTRRIQYIELLDHAIRAHLIVRIIYQEQAGVQQEMHICPAKLTRHYDDDHVIAHIEGQGRLQTFRLSDILRLNLTERQFEADIEDERRQQGRTQQIKPFKAQIRLAVPPQDSIWYGYKVCSSTEDIYEVEFYDSDGFLGHLLTSEWRQIIAPKWLREKIRSRCRGMLELLNEQGDSNDT